GACGGCGCAATAGAGTCTCAGGCCGCGCCGATTCTGAAAGCGTCAAGCCTTCGGCGTGAAGTCGGTCCGTCACGAACGCATCGATGGGATTGGCCTGACCGACGGGAACGTCCGGCCGAGTCAGCGATTCAAACGACCAGTGCTTCCCCCATTTGGCACCACGAAGAATCCACTGCCGAATCGCCTCGCGTTCTTTGGCACTCAGCGGTTTGCGGTGTGAGTCCCCCGGCGGCATCAGCTGATCTTCGTCGTCGGAAGTGATACGCCGCCAGAGTTCGCTGTCTTCCGGTTTTCCGGGAACAATCGCGGGAATCCCGTCGCGGTCTGCTTTCGCAGCAGATTCTAAATCCAGCCGCAAATCCGCTTCACGATTTTCTTCGTCAGGCCCATGGCAATGAAAACAGCGATCCGACAGCACAGGCAGCACATCGTGAGAGAACGAAACCTCGTCTCCACACGTCACCGACGCCGCCGCCAGCCATACGAAGACGCCGAGCATTGCGTGGACTGGATTCTTCCCCTGCATTGTTTTGTTCTCAGCCAAATCAACGTTTTCGTGTGAGCAGCGCCGCGTTTCATGACACGAACGGCGACAAACTGCTCAAGCATCTTACCGTGGCGGCACGGCAACTGCATGCCTTAGCTGACACCCGGAACGAGAATGTCGCACTGAAAACCGCTGGCCTACTTCGAAATTTCATTAGCCGCAGGGCGCTAGCGTGGTCTGCTAAAAATTCGGGGTTGACAGGTGTTTTCCGATGGACTGTGTCTGGAGTTTTTGTTCTGGCCTTAGCCCGGAAGGGCGGCAGCACGTAGCCTTGGGCGTGAGCCCAAGGTCACGAGCCATGAATTTGAGCAAGCCCCGAAGGGGTGACAGCGGTGTTCTGTTCTTCCTTTCGCTGCCGCCCCTCCGGGGCTTGTTTGTACGTCGGGCGACAACCTCGGGCGACAACCTCGGGCTGACGCCCGAGGCTACGTGCTGCCGCCCTCCGGGCGAAAAACACAGTGAAACATCCGCTGCCCGGCGGAACAAAAGTTGCGCAAACCAATAAGCCACGCAATACCAGTTTTTTAACAGACCAGCGCTAGCCCCAGTTGTTGGACTTTGTCAGTACGAAACCGGGGCTGACGCCCTGTGGCGAATCCGGCGTGCCCAGAGCCACAAGCATCTGTGATTGCCCCAACCTGGACCTCCGGGCACGCATCCCGAGTCAATCGCTCGGATTTTTGGATATTCAAACCAACGTATGAATTCGTAGTGAACTGCGGGAAATGTGGATCTACAGTTGCGGATCAAAAGCCACATTCATTCACCGCCTGCATAGTCGGCACCCTCGGCTTCTTCATTCAGAACGGGCTCCGTGAGATAGAACGCTTCATTATCTGGTTGCAGGCTGGTTGCATACGCATCGGCGTCAACGGCTATCTTCTGCATCGTGCCAATATCGCTGAGCACTTCCTCACGGCATTCGTTGTGTAGACGCTGCATCGTTTCTGGCGAACAGTACGCCACGCGGTAGGCTTCCCAGTTGGTGGCAAAGCTGACGGCCGCCGGGAGACTTAGAAACGCGATCGTGCAGAGTCCTAACCCTGTCGCCAGAGTTGGACGGCACCAGCACAGGATGAACCGGCCGATTTGCTTTCCCCGCGTTCTGTCAGACGCATTCGGTTGCTTATTGCGCAATCGCAGCACAATCCACAGCGAGGAGATCAGAAATCCGGCGAGTAAAGAGCACTCAGTCCCTCGATTCTGAGTCCACAGGAAAACGGCTTTGGCCCACACGGGAATTTGCGGTAGTTGCAGTGGTGGCATTGCCCATGGATTTCCTGGCTGAGCGCTCTCCCATGCGACAGTGGCACTGAAATGCTGCAATACCATTGCATATAGAGATCCCAGCACCAGGACGGCGGGAATGAAGATCCGTTTTCGCACAGGTGCGGTTTTCTGCGGGCGGAAGTACCAACGTCGAATCAGCAGCACAACGATCGTCACCAGGCAGATTCCACCGACCACGTTAATTGTCCAGCCAGCGATCTCCCCACGTAAGACTCCAGCCGGAATCAACGCCTGGAACACTACAGAGACAACAAATGCCCCGCCGAAAACCACTGGATATCGCCAACCGAATGCGACACCCTCCGAAAGCTGGAAGCGTCTTCCGAACAGCCAAATCGCCGTCGCAATGACAAGGCAACCGACACCGTAAAGTAAGATCTTGCAGATGGCGGACAGGCGTGTTCCGTCGTCCCTTTCATCCGGATTTAGATCGAATCTCGCCATCACGCGAGTCCCGATTTCCTGATCCAGCCCACGTTGACGACTGATGCGAAAATTGACGTCGTATCGCGTTAGCGGAGTGTGGCTGGCAGTAAGTTCGGGCGTGCTTTGTTCCAGTTGTAGCAGTGTCTGGTGTCCCTGTGCGAACACGCCCCTTCGATATAGGCGAGGAAAGAAGCCGCTTTGTTGGTCGCTAATCTGTTCGGCCAGTCTCAATTGTTGCTCAACGATATGAGCTGCGAAGTCTGCGTTTCCTTCCCGTCGCACCCTGGTGGTTTCAAGTTCCAGATGGTCTCGCAGTTTCCTGCAAATTGCATCCACATGCCATTGGATGCGGTCTTCACTGGCACACCGCGATGCTTCGCCTGTCGCCTGCTGCGTTCGTGCGACCTGAAGTTGAAGTTGCAACGGTCGATGCTGGTTGGGAAATTTCAATTCACGGAGTTCCTGTCCCCTGTAAAAGTGACGGCACCCAGCGTCATAAGTCGCTTGATCAGAAATTACTTCGTAGGCTCCGAGAAAATCCGAGTAGTACACTTTCTCCGCAGATTTCCTCCAGCACTGCGCAGCGGCCAAGTAGTCGTAAAGAGCATTATCTGGGTCATGCTTCCTGGCCTCATGCAGGATGTTCAGCCAGTTTGTGTCTCGCACTTCGCCACCGTCGGTGCTGAAGCACGCAGGAAACAGCAGCATCGCCCGGAGACGCCATAGTTCCCTGTTGTTCGGTTCAGCGTCCGTCGCCTGGCTCGCCAGCTCAGTGCATTTGGCCGAACACTTGTCCCAAAATTCGTGCGTCAGCTTCGCTCGTTCTTCGCTCAGGGCATCTGATCCCTGTTGCAGAAGGAACTTACTGGTCCAGGCGGATAAATAGCCGAAGCCCGGCCCATCCAACAATAATGCGGCACCCATCGCTTCTGACGCTGTCAGATCACCACGCGCTTCCAAACGGCTGACGGCTTCCAGCCAGAACTCCGCCTGTTCGGGTGGCAGCATTCGTGTTACGCGAGCTTTTTCACTGCCCACAATATCCTGAGCTGCCGCATCAATGCCGTCGGCCACTGCTGACCGCGACGCAGCGTCCCAGCGGTGGCTGAACACGCAAAACGCTGACGACGTGACAAAGCTATTCACCAACAGTGTCCAAAAGCATCGCGTGGCAAGCCCCATCAGAACTGCGGCCAGGCCCGGATCTTCCTGCTGAGTCAGCCCGCCCGTAAAAATTGTCTTTAGCCACTTCATGAGCAATCAGATATGCTGTGTGCAGTCGCCGGCGACAAACGCATGGCGTGGACAATCCTAATTCGTGGTGTGTACAAATGCAGTACGCACGCAGGCTGACAGTGGATCATCGCATTTTCGAAGATAGCTGGCATTAGCTCCCGCAAAACCTAAGAACCTTCCCAAACATGTACCTGTTTCGTCTGGCTGATCGAGTTGCTCGGGGCCTGAAAGAACTTGATCCGTCGCGTTTGCAGCGGCATCGTGATTTCCTGCTGACTCAACGCATGCCCGACGGCGGATTTCGGGGGCGAGAAGGCGATTCGGACCTCTATTACACAGGTTTTGCGGTGCGAGCCCTAGCGGTTTCCGGTGGGCTGCAAGACGACGTCAACAATGGCGTCGTCAACTATTTGAAAAAGCATCAGCCGCTGGATTTGGGAGTGATTGATTTGCTGAGCTGGCTGTACAGTGCGTTGGTGGTGCAAGCGGGGGGCGGGGAAGACCTGCTCGCAGATGCACCTCGTGACTTCGCGGAAAAGGTCGCAGAGAAGCTGGAAGCGACTCGAGTTGCCGATGGCGGATACGCGAAAAGCACCGAAGGTTCGGCGGGCAGTACGTATCATTCGTTCATGGTGTCGCTGACTTACGAACTGATTGGACAAACGCCGCCAAAGCCGAACCGGCTGATTCAGTTTCTGTACGACCGACAACGCGACGACGGCGGGTTTGTTGAGATCGCTCCTATGCGCCGCAGCGGGACTAATCCAACGGCTGCAGCGGTCGCGTTGCTGCACAGTCTGGGCGGAATGGATGACGACATCGCCGACGATGTGCAGGGCTTTCTAACCGACGTCGTCAGCACCGAAGGCGGCTTTCAGGCGAACACTCGCATTCCCTTTGCAGACGGCTTATCGACCTTCACCGGACTGTTAACGGGGCACGATCTCGGCCGCCGCGACATCATCAAGCCCGATCGAATTCTGCAGTGGCTGACTTCGCAGATTGAACTGCCGACCGGCGGTTTTCGAGGAGCCAGTTGGGATCAGCAGGCCGACGTGGAATACAGTTTCTACGGCCTCGGAATTCTCGGCTTGCTGCATGCAACGTGACGATCTCTGATCGTGGCGGGTGGTGACCTACACCTCTCCGCGGCGAAGCTCAGCGGAGGTCGGGCGAGCGAAGTAAATTCCGGGAGGGGGGCTCGGCACGCTGGAAGCACGGCTTGGTGTCTCATGGCCACTTTGTGACTGGCAACAACGTGATCAGCCCTCCCCCGATCTCGCTGCGCTTGATCGACCCCTCCCACGACAAGTCGCGGTAGGGGTTGCAGATGAATGCGGCTGGTTTTACTGCACCGACGGTCGGCAGTCCTTCATGAACACGCCTTCGAAGCGGCTGTCGGGAACGAGACACGGATGTTTGTATTGTTCGGGGCTGCCACCGGATCGTGCGAGACGCCGTTCCGCGTACCGTTGCCAATCGCCTTCAGGAAGCGCTTCGCACTTCATCGGATGCAGCCGTGAGGTGGCTCGTTTTTCTTCGTATTCGCAATTAAGACGCCGCAGTTCCGCATCAACAGATTCCGCCACTCGGCGCAACTGATCATCAACAAGCGTTTGCCCGTTCGCGGCTGCGACATACAAACAATAACCCGGCGGTTCGCCCCAGGCGGGGGTGAGCGTAAATTGCCGCACTTCGATAGCAACGTTGCCGCCAGCTGTTTGGACGGCCGCCACCACCTGCGATTCCGTGATCTTTTCGCCCGTGATGCTGGATATGTGAGCTCCCTTGTGCAGGAACTCCAGTATCGGTGTGGTGCCGAAGAAACCCGTGCAGCGGACGACGTCGAACATGTTGTAGCGATACAGCCCGGACGCCGTTGTCAGCAAAATGAAGTACTCGCCGCCGTCCTGTAATTCGTGCGAATCCAGAACGACCGGCTGAGTCGAAGTGGCCTCGGCGACAGGAATGAATTCGAAGAAATGCGATTCGATGTCCAGCACGCCGGCGGCCGTGTTGTCTTCAAACGGAATCGTCATGCGACCTTCGCTGGCATGCAGACCGTGGTCCCGGATCGGGATGTTGGGAAACGCGGTTCGCAATTGCGGCAGGTAGGCCGCCGCGCTGCCGCCTGTCCAGACTCCCAGACACACCATTTTCGGCCAGCATTCGGTCGGCTTCAGTTCGCCATGCCGTTCCATGATGCTGTGCAGTTCTTGTGCGCGTGTGGGGTTGGCAGTCATGCGCTGAGACAGCGTTCCGAACACCGCGTCTGACGGATCCAAGCAACGCAACTGGCCATCGTGGATATCGCGAATGATCGGTTCGGCCGATTCGTTCGCTTGAGCCAAAAGTTGCAGCAACGTCGACGGATTGGCCGTGATGAACATACCAACCCACGGGTCGGCCAGAGCAAACGTGGCGATCGCACGGCGTTTAATTTCGGCGTTCAGCAGGCCCGCCGTGGCGACTGGCACGCTGTACAGTTTTTGTACGATCCGTTTCTGCATCGACGACGCAAGACCGCTGATGTTTCCGCAGGGAATGCCGTCGGCCGTTCGTTGGCGGTCGTGCGAACTGCTGATCTGCACCATGCGTCGCTGCGACAATTTCGGGTGCGACTGAAACACCCCCATGCCCCAATGTTGCCAGCCGCGTCGGTAGTCGTCGACGAATCTGCGCGTGACGGGGATCAACTTGGACTTCGCCGTCGTGCCGCTGGTGACGGCATACATCAGCAACGGATTCTTCTGACCCAATAACGCTCGATGATCGCCCTGCTTCATTTCGTCGATGGCCGAACGGAAATTTTCGTAGTCCGCAACAGGATGCCGCTGACGGAACTGCGGCACGGACAAGTCAGCGTTCAGGCCCAGCGATTGAGAGTACCGGCTGTCGGCGTTCAACTGCAGCAGCCCGGCCAGAGTCTTGCGCTGCACATCGCGGCATGACTGCTTCGCCAACTGCAGAAAATCGTCCTTCCGACGAATCATCTTCCGCCGCACGACGCGAGCGATCGCGGAACGGATTCGAATACGCAGTGGGATGGCGGTCATACGAAGCTAAGTTGATGTGATGTGCAATTTGTCACGGAATTCGCCAGACTTCCCGCGATTGATTCGGCTTGTCATGCTGGTGGAAGGTCACCGGACTTCTGGCGAAGTCCACTACGGTTGTATGCTCTCAGCAGCGATGCGTTCGTAGATCGCCTTCGCTTCGTCGTAAGCTTTTTTGGCGGCCGCTCGTTCGTCTTCACGGATCGCGTTCTGCTTCGAATTCCAGCATGTGTCCACTGCCTTCACACACCATTCTGCACTGCGTTTGTTGGCGCGGATAGGTTTGTCCGCGACGTGGACAAACACCGGGTTGGTATGAGCCGAAGGCAGGATCCGAACTGCAATCCATGATGATTGCTGCACCTTTACAGGAAAGGTGAAATCCTGCTCAGTACCATCCGCCAGCAGAGTTTTTGTGGCGACAACTTCTCCATTCACGATCACTTCGACCGGTACTTCGCGAGTCTCTGCAATGCGGCTGCGTTCGATGTGCCAGTACGGTTTTTCGTCCAGACGCCGGTTGCGGATGGCCTTCGTCGCATCAGTTTCCTCGGCCTCAAGCAGCGCGGCTGCTGAAAACGTGACATCGACCGTCGATGGTTCCGCAATGTCCAGGCGGCTGGGTTCTTTCCCTTTGCCGGATGCCTGGCCGACGCCGAGTTCGTTGACTTTGAAGTCCAGAATGTGGCTGAGTCCGTCGCCGCAGTAACTGCGACCGTCTTTCAAACCCTGGATCCAGTTGTCGTAGCTCAGGTCCTGATCGTCATCAAGCTGCACATAGATACGCCCCAAGCCGACTCGATCACCATAAATGCACGGGAAGTCGGTTTCGCCGCTGATGCGAGACGTCATGCCGCAATTCAGAGTGTGGTACCAGATGTTTAGTTCCCAGATCGCGGGCGTGTCGACAGCGGAAATGAAGTGGCACACGTCGTGAGCAGCCGTCACGATATATTCGTTGGCACCGATTCCGTCGAACGGCGGCATCTCGTAATCGGGCAGCTTCGACGCAGCCTCGCCTTTCCAATTTTCCGCTGCACCGCCCCATCGGCGGTTGGGAAACTGTCGACTACCGTCCGGCATGATGTCCGGCAATGCCAATCCCCAGCCGCTGTGGCTGTAACCGACCACTCCACCCTGATCTTTGCCCCACTTCAACACTGGCAACGTCCAGCTCGGCCACTGTTCAAGATGAGTTGTCCCCGGATAGTCGTCTTCGCTTAGCTTCAACAGACACAAATGCCCGGCGTGCGAAGACGGAAATCCGCTCACTTCAACATCATACCGCATCAGATGTTCGCTCGAAGATAGCCGCGATACTTCACCTTCGAAGAACTGCTTCTGAGTGTACCAGCACGGCCCCCAGCTTAGCACGCAGCCAACGTTTAGGTCTTCGCCCAGAATGTGCCGCATCATGTCGTCCGGCCCGACGCCTTCGGTCGGACTGTCATAGTGAGCACACCCGGCCGCGTGGACGTGATGGTCGCCGGAATACCACTTGCGCTTGGCAATATGAATCCATCGCTGCAGTTGAATGTCCAGCGAATGTTTTTTCTCGTTCGGGATCGTGACGGTCATCTTCACGGGAAGGTATTCCGGACCGCGAGTCACCGTGATGTCATAATCGCCGGGCGGCAGCGCCACCGTTTCGCCATCCTGCCGGTACACCTGCTGATGGAAGAAGAAGTCCGGTGCCAGGCGACGCGCTGGATTGGGATAGACTCGACCGAGTTTGTCTTTGATCACGAATGCCGCCATCGTGCCGTCGCCGTCCACATCTTTGACGTGCAAAGTCACCTCAATAGCCGGCTGACAATTAAACAAAATCGCCACCGCGTTACGGAAGCCAATGTCCTGAGTTCCCTGGCCGATATTAAACGCCAACGACGCCTCTCGTTTCCCCACGTCGCGGCTGTACAACAGCACAACACGGTATTCGACAGCCAGACCACTCAGCCGCGGTTTCATCGGTTCGCGAGTCAGCAGCGAAACGTCCAGCCAGCGGTTAGGCACATCTGACGGATTGACAAGATCTTCATCGCTGCGCGGTTTCTGGCGAGCCCCCTTGCCACGCTGATAGACTGGCTCGGCGTTTGGACTTTCGACTTTTAGTTCCGGGTTGATGCCCGCTTCGTTGTGAATCTTGATCAGAAACGCACGCCACCCCTGCTGCATTAACTGCTTCGCGACCGGCCCTTCCTTCACTTTGACTCGGCTTTCCGCGTTGATGTTGATTTCAGAAAGGCACAGCGGGTCCAGCACTTCCTGAATTGCCTTCACTGCCGCGCGATCGTCGTCTAGCGCATGAGCAGTCTTCAAATCTTGAAGCACATCGTCACTAAATGGCGAACCGGCAAACTTCATCGCTTCTGCCAGCCGCTGAGTAGCCGCGACCAATGGCTGACGGTCCACCGGAGCGACGGGCGACAGTTCATCGCCCTTAGCGCTAGTGTGATTGCCGAGAACCAAAATCG
This DNA window, taken from Fuerstiella marisgermanici, encodes the following:
- a CDS encoding prenyltransferase/squalene oxidase repeat-containing protein, with amino-acid sequence MYLFRLADRVARGLKELDPSRLQRHRDFLLTQRMPDGGFRGREGDSDLYYTGFAVRALAVSGGLQDDVNNGVVNYLKKHQPLDLGVIDLLSWLYSALVVQAGGGEDLLADAPRDFAEKVAEKLEATRVADGGYAKSTEGSAGSTYHSFMVSLTYELIGQTPPKPNRLIQFLYDRQRDDGGFVEIAPMRRSGTNPTAAAVALLHSLGGMDDDIADDVQGFLTDVVSTEGGFQANTRIPFADGLSTFTGLLTGHDLGRRDIIKPDRILQWLTSQIELPTGGFRGASWDQQADVEYSFYGLGILGLLHAT
- a CDS encoding CehA/McbA family metallohydrolase translates to MVSRAHVFAFHALTILVLGNHTSAKGDELSPVAPVDRQPLVAATQRLAEAMKFAGSPFSDDVLQDLKTAHALDDDRAAVKAIQEVLDPLCLSEININAESRVKVKEGPVAKQLMQQGWRAFLIKIHNEAGINPELKVESPNAEPVYQRGKGARQKPRSDEDLVNPSDVPNRWLDVSLLTREPMKPRLSGLAVEYRVVLLYSRDVGKREASLAFNIGQGTQDIGFRNAVAILFNCQPAIEVTLHVKDVDGDGTMAAFVIKDKLGRVYPNPARRLAPDFFFHQQVYRQDGETVALPPGDYDITVTRGPEYLPVKMTVTIPNEKKHSLDIQLQRWIHIAKRKWYSGDHHVHAAGCAHYDSPTEGVGPDDMMRHILGEDLNVGCVLSWGPCWYTQKQFFEGEVSRLSSSEHLMRYDVEVSGFPSSHAGHLCLLKLSEDDYPGTTHLEQWPSWTLPVLKWGKDQGGVVGYSHSGWGLALPDIMPDGSRQFPNRRWGGAAENWKGEAASKLPDYEMPPFDGIGANEYIVTAAHDVCHFISAVDTPAIWELNIWYHTLNCGMTSRISGETDFPCIYGDRVGLGRIYVQLDDDQDLSYDNWIQGLKDGRSYCGDGLSHILDFKVNELGVGQASGKGKEPSRLDIAEPSTVDVTFSAAALLEAEETDATKAIRNRRLDEKPYWHIERSRIAETREVPVEVIVNGEVVATKTLLADGTEQDFTFPVKVQQSSWIAVRILPSAHTNPVFVHVADKPIRANKRSAEWCVKAVDTCWNSKQNAIREDERAAAKKAYDEAKAIYERIAAESIQP
- a CDS encoding GH3 auxin-responsive promoter family protein: MTAIPLRIRIRSAIARVVRRKMIRRKDDFLQLAKQSCRDVQRKTLAGLLQLNADSRYSQSLGLNADLSVPQFRQRHPVADYENFRSAIDEMKQGDHRALLGQKNPLLMYAVTSGTTAKSKLIPVTRRFVDDYRRGWQHWGMGVFQSHPKLSQRRMVQISSSHDRQRTADGIPCGNISGLASSMQKRIVQKLYSVPVATAGLLNAEIKRRAIATFALADPWVGMFITANPSTLLQLLAQANESAEPIIRDIHDGQLRCLDPSDAVFGTLSQRMTANPTRAQELHSIMERHGELKPTECWPKMVCLGVWTGGSAAAYLPQLRTAFPNIPIRDHGLHASEGRMTIPFEDNTAAGVLDIESHFFEFIPVAEATSTQPVVLDSHELQDGGEYFILLTTASGLYRYNMFDVVRCTGFFGTTPILEFLHKGAHISSITGEKITESQVVAAVQTAGGNVAIEVRQFTLTPAWGEPPGYCLYVAAANGQTLVDDQLRRVAESVDAELRRLNCEYEEKRATSRLHPMKCEALPEGDWQRYAERRLARSGGSPEQYKHPCLVPDSRFEGVFMKDCRPSVQ